The sequence TTTTACAATTTCATCGATAATAGGCTGAGCCGATTTAAAATCCATATCTGCTACCCAAAAAGGAATTGCGTCCGATTCACCAAATAAATGTTTTAAACTTTCTTGATCCCATTTTACGGAATTAGTTCCCGAACGGTCAATCACTTCATCAAAGTTATATTTCATTCACACTCACTCCCGCAAATTTATTATAATATAAATAATTTTGGTACTAATTGAGTCTCACAAGACTTAAGTCACGTGCTTTAATATTTATATATTATATACTAATATTAATACTTGTACAACAAATCAGGCATTAACTATTTATATCCCCGTATTTTTAAATCCCTTTCCTCTTACCTCTACGACATCGCTTGCTATAAAAAATGCTTTCGGATCTATTTCATCAATAATATGTTTTAATTTTACCGTTTCTCTGGAAGTAACCACACAATATATAACCTTTTTGCCCTCTTTTGTATAAGCACCTGAGCCTTCCAAAAAGGTAACCCCTCTGTTTAACTGCTTTAGTATGGTATCTGCCAATTCTTCAGGCTTATTTGATATTATGATTATTTTTTTCCTTACATTAAGCCCTGTTTGTACTTTGTCTAAAATCCTGTATCCTATATACATGGATATCAATGTATACATTGCGGATTTGTATCCAAATAACAAAGACGAAAAAGATATTACTATCGTATTGGCTGCCATCAATCCAGACCCGATATTTATATTATATTTGGATTTAAGTACGGCGGCTATTATGTCAAATCCCCCTTGACAAGTTCTGTGCCTAAACATAAGCCCCATACCTATTCCGTTAAATATACCGCCAAAAATTGCCCCCAGCAGTATATCCTTTACCGCTAAATATTGATTGATGTCCTTGGTTACAGTCAATAAAAAAGAAAAAACCAGCATGGAAATAAATCCAAATACAGCAAATTCTCTATCCACCAGTCTGCTTCCTATTAAAAAAATAGGAAGATTTAAAATGAATACCATAATACCTGCCGGCATACCTGTCAGGTACTGAATTAATATTCCAATGCCTCCTATACCGCCGCTTAGAAGTCTGTTAGGTACAAAAAATACATTAAACGCGACAGCACAAAAGAGATTACCCAACAGTATAAAAAACAATTTTCTTACTACATCTTTGGACTTATCATTTTTCAATTTTTCAATATAATTTGACATAGAATTTACTTATCCTTTCAGCACGAAATATTTTGTTTTTATAACTATATATTATTATAATATATATTGCCCACTAATTCACGGCTGAAGTCACGGATAAACATAAATATTTTTATTCAATCCAGGACTTCGGAGTAATAAAATAAGCTGTCACAAATTAGTTTTGCAACAGCTTATCTTACAATGTACAATTTTATTTTGAGCTATCTTCCGGTATCCTAAGAGACAGGCAGGTAAGTCCGCCGTCCATCTTCTCAAATTCCGACATTTCAACTTCTACAATCTTAAAACCTGCATCAACTATGGCTTTCTTTGATTTTGAAAATCCCTTTGGAATTATAAGATGACCGTTCATTTTAACGCAGTTTGCAGAATAAGCTTCATCATCGTCTACTTTTATCATTTTAAATTTCTTAAATACATCATTATCCTTAAATTCACCGGCGGCAATAACTGTATTATTCCCTGCATAAATTACTCCCGTCTTAAGATGAAGTATTTGTTTTACCGGCACTGCTGAAGCGGTATACCCATATTTATTTAATATTGCCGTAAGCTGCCTTGCTCCTTCCGCATTCGTTCTCTTCGATTGTCCTATATAAAAGTGTTTGTCAATTCTCAGTATATCTCCTCCTTCAAGGCAGGCAGAACCCTCTAAATACTCGATATTGCTATAAAATTTCTTAAGAGTATCTATTATTTCCTTTTCTTCTCCCTTTCTTGAAGCAGCACCAGGTCTTGTAATTATGGCACACTTTTCAGTTACAACAGCTACATCCTCTACAAATGTGGAATCGGGATATCTTTCATCAGCTTCAAGTACAGTAACGGAACATCCGCATTCTTTTAGTGCTTCGATATAACCTTCATGTTGTTCTAATGCTTTTTCATAATCCGGTTTGCCGAGATCAGCGGTAGTTATACCATCAGCAAAATTTTTAGATGGCTTTCTCACTATTACATTTTTTATCATTCCAAACATCTCCTTTTATTTATAGAGCATATTTTTTAACTGTAATATTAATAAGCAAAATTCATGCCAATAATAAAATACCATAACAGAGCTACTTTTAATGAAAAACAAGGAAAATTTTTTTGCTTTTTAGCAAAATTTTTTTCTATTTCAAATTATATTTTAATAATTTATAATTAAGACTCTGTCTTGAAATTTTCAGAGTTTCCGCTGCTTCTGTAACATTTTTGGTATCTTTTAAAACTTTCTCAATAATACTTTTCTCATAGTTATCCACAAGCTCTGCCAGCGATTTTTCA is a genomic window of Acidilutibacter cellobiosedens containing:
- a CDS encoding dimethylarginine dimethylaminohydrolase family protein, producing MIKNVIVRKPSKNFADGITTADLGKPDYEKALEQHEGYIEALKECGCSVTVLEADERYPDSTFVEDVAVVTEKCAIITRPGAASRKGEEKEIIDTLKKFYSNIEYLEGSACLEGGDILRIDKHFYIGQSKRTNAEGARQLTAILNKYGYTASAVPVKQILHLKTGVIYAGNNTVIAAGEFKDNDVFKKFKMIKVDDDEAYSANCVKMNGHLIIPKGFSKSKKAIVDAGFKIVEVEMSEFEKMDGGLTCLSLRIPEDSSK
- a CDS encoding YitT family protein, encoding MSNYIEKLKNDKSKDVVRKLFFILLGNLFCAVAFNVFFVPNRLLSGGIGGIGILIQYLTGMPAGIMVFILNLPIFLIGSRLVDREFAVFGFISMLVFSFLLTVTKDINQYLAVKDILLGAIFGGIFNGIGMGLMFRHRTCQGGFDIIAAVLKSKYNINIGSGLMAANTIVISFSSLLFGYKSAMYTLISMYIGYRILDKVQTGLNVRKKIIIISNKPEELADTILKQLNRGVTFLEGSGAYTKEGKKVIYCVVTSRETVKLKHIIDEIDPKAFFIASDVVEVRGKGFKNTGI